One Salvia splendens isolate huo1 chromosome 12, SspV2, whole genome shotgun sequence genomic window carries:
- the LOC121759435 gene encoding acetylornithine deacetylase-like, producing the protein MATLKQTLGDLNKESFVGLLSKLIGESKFVQNNPPELIPEEDRIVNHVLNVLRPYSTATGGPLRINHVTYKPNRGNLIVEYPGTQPGKILSFVGMHMDVVTANPSDWDFDPFSLGIDGDMLKGRGTTDCLGHVALVAELMRRLAETKPQLKSTVVAVFIASEENSSIPGVGVDALVKDGLLNNLKEGPLFWIDTADKQPCIGTGGMIPWKLHATGKLFHSGLAHKAINPLELAMEALKVIQSRFYEDFPPHPKEQVYGFATPSTMKPTQWFYPGGGINQIPAECTVSGDVRLTPFYSVTDVIKKLEAYVEDLNTNIEKLDTRGPVSKYVLPDENLRGRLDITFDEAMSGVACNLDSRGFHVLCKATEEVVGHVKPYSITGSLPLIRELQEEGFDVQTAGYGLMATYHAKNEYCLLSDMAQGYRVFASIIAQLEE; encoded by the exons ATGGCAACCCTAAAGCAGACTCTAGGAGACCTAAACAAGGAGTCGTTCGTGGGACTTCTTTCCAAGCTGATCGGTGAGTCCAAGTTCGTGCAGAACAACCCGCCGGAGCTCATCCCGGAGGAGGACAGGATTGTGAACCACGTACTCAATGTCCTCCGCCCCTACAGCACCGCCACCGGCGGACCCCTCCGAATCAACCACGTCACCTACAAGCCCAACCGCGGTAATCTCATCGTCGAGTATCCCGGCACTCAGCCCGGCAAAATCCTCTCCTTCGTTGGAATGCACATGGACGTCGTCACCGCCAACCCTTCTGATTgg GATTTTGATCCTTTTAGTTTGGGTATCGATGGTGACATGCTAAAAGGGCGTGGAACTACTGATTGTTTGGGGCACGTCGCCTTGGTGGCTGAATTGATGAGGAGACTGGCAGAAACAAAGCCTCAGTTGAAGTCTACTGTTGTTGCTGTCTTTATTGCCAGTGAAGAGAATTCATCCATACCTGGAGTAGGGGTCGATGCATTGGTGAAGGATGGATTGCTCAACAACTTGAAGGAGGGGCCACT GTTTTGGATTGATACTGCAGATAAACAGCCTTGCATCGGAACTGGGGGTATGATACCGTGGAAGCTTCATGCTACTGGAAAGCTATTTCACAGTGGTCTAGCCCACAAG GCTATTAACCCCTTGGAGCTAGCCATGGAAGCATTAAAAGTCATACAATCACGTTTCTATGAAGATTTTCCACCCCATCCAAAGGAACAAGTATATGGATTTGCAACACCATCAACCATGAAACCAACTCAGTGGTTTT ATCCAGGAGGTGGGATCAATCAAATTCCTGCCGAGTGTACAGTTTCCGGAGATGTTAG ATTGACACCATTTTATAG TGTAACTGATGTAATCAAGAAGCTTGAGGCATATGTTGAAGACCTGAACACGAACATAGAAAAACTGGATACACGTGGCCCTGTTTCTAAATATGTTTTACCAGATGAGAACCTCAGGGGAAG GTTGGATATTACCTTTGATGAAGCAATGTCTGGAGTGGCTTGCAATCTTGACTCTCGGGGCTTCCATGTCCTATGCAAAGCTACTGAAGAGGTGGTTGGTCATGTAAAACCCTATTCTATCACGGGTAGTTTGCCTCTTATACGTGAGTTGCAG GAGGAGGGTTTTGATGTGCAAACCGCCGGCTATG GCTTAATGGCCACGTATCATGCGAAGAATGAGTACTGCCTTCTTTCCGACATGGCCCAAGGCTACCGGGTCTTTGCTAGCATCATTGCGCAGTTGGAAGAGTGA
- the LOC121756793 gene encoding abscisic acid receptor PYR1-like: MEPIEDAIPTTEQPASESTVESHHVAVPPGLTPEEFEDLKPAVAEFHNYRVNAGQCSSILAQRVHAPPQDVWSIVRRFDKPQTYKHFIKSCSVREGFTVRVGELRDVAVISGLPAATSTERLDILDDERRVTGFSIIGGDHRLRNYRSVTSVHELPGGNSTIVLESYAVDVPEGNTEEDTRLFADTVVKLNLQKLASVAEARATID, translated from the coding sequence ATGGAGCCAATCGAAGATGCGATTCCAACAACGGAACAGCCAGCATCAGAATCAACTGTGGAATCGCACCACGTAGCAGTTCCTCCGGGACTGACACCGGAGGAGTTCGAGGATCTCAAACCCGCGGTGGCGGAATTCCACAATTACAGGGTCAACGCCGGCCAATGCTCCTCCATACTTGCGCAGCGCGTCCACGCGCCTCCGCAGGACGTCTGGTCCATCGTCCGCCGCTTCGACAAGCCGCAGACGTACAAGCACTTCATCAAGAGCTGCAGCGTGCGGGAGGGCTTCACCGTGCGCGTCGGCGAGCTGCGCGACGTCGCCGTCATATCGGGGCTGCCGGCGGCCACCAGCACCGAGCGCCTCGATATCCTCGACGACGAACGGCGCGTGACCGGATTCAGCATCATCGGCGGGGACCACCGCCTCAGGAACTACCGCTCGGTGACGTCCGTGCACGAGCTTCCCGGTGGAAACTCCACCATCGTGCTGGAGTCGTACGCGGTGGACGTGCCGGAGGGGAACACGGAGGAGGACACGCGCCTCTTCGCCGACACGGTCGTGAAGCTCAACCTCCAGAAGCTCGCATCCGTCGCCGAAGCTAGGGCTACAATCGATTGA
- the LOC121757459 gene encoding protein MAIN-LIKE 2-like gives METSSSSGQLLYGPEDPFVLYLQKHHISNKLMKEGTTQIFKVRRTKSKTWDVDIHEDVRYWLDAFGFKGVVDCGRSMKVDNELITTLIERRRPETHTFHLPIGEATITLEDMQAIWGLRADGHVFTGRDYHVDYPDWTSKSRDLLGWIPDTSTETKQDGLLMTALINQTRIPLGDDLPTYVYIQMARIHALILLGGLILPDTTGCKVPFMWLNAFEDPEEVKNISWGSAALSYLYHYLCEASMDIHFIRNPHFSASSALSRKQLLRGDTQFPSRFSLIVFVSWCLK, from the coding sequence ATGGAGACTTCAAGTTCAAGCGGACAATTATTATATGGGCCCGAAGACCCGTTCGTGCTATATCTGCAGAAACatcacatttcaaataaactaatGAAAGAGGGCACAACACAAATATTTAAAGTCCGAAGGACAAAAAGTAAGACTTGGGACGTCGACATTCATGAGGATGTTAGGTATTGGCTTGACGCctttggtttcaaaggcgtgGTGGATTGTGGGAGGTCGATGAAGGTCGACAATGAGCTGATCACGACTTTGATTGAGCGTCGGAGGCCGGAGACGCACACTTTCCATCTACCGATCGGAGAGGCGACGATCACCTTGGAAGATATGCAAGCCATTTGGGGCTTAAGGGCGGACGGTCACGTTTTCACAGGGCGTGACTATCATGTCGACTATCCAGATTGGACTAGCAAGAGCCGCgatttgttgggatggataccggATACATCCACAGAGACAAAGCAAGACGGTTTGCTGATGACCGCGCTGATCAATCAGACGAGGATACCTCTGGGTGATGACCTACCTACGTACGTATACATCCAAATGGCACGTATCCATGCCCTAATTTTGTTAGGAGGTCTCATTCTACCAGACACCACGGGGTGTAAGGTTCcatttatgtggttgaatgCGTTTGAGGATCCGGAAGAGGTGAAGAATATTAGTTGGGGAAGTGCGGCTTTGTCCTACCTTTATCATTATTTGTGCGAGGCTTCCATGGACATCCATTTTATTAGGAATCCTCATTTTTCTGCCTCGTCCGCGCTTTCGAGGAAGCAACTGCTCAGGGGTGATACACAATTTCCATCCAGGTTTAGCCTAATAGTCTTCGTGTCTTGGTGCTTGAAATGA